In one Pseudomonadota bacterium genomic region, the following are encoded:
- a CDS encoding purine-nucleoside phosphorylase, producing the protein MATSTERERAVQALRAVFPGRVDVAVVLGSGLAAVTDMVQDSVALPYERVAGMPATGVSGHRGCFVFGYCGPYGVVFMQGRTHLYEGRSPDEVVYGVRLMLELGARVLVVTNAAGGIRRDLDSGELMLIEDHLNLTGCSCLVTACLATVKSEATASGAQNLGGPNERFVDMIDAYDVRLREKMRLCASALGIELKQGVYAGVLGPSYETPAEVRMLRTLGADAVGMSTVQEVIAARQCGACCVGLSVISNPASDRASAPLKHEDVQSSAGLAVQRLRSLLAHWLHSGL; encoded by the coding sequence ATGGCGACGTCGACCGAACGCGAGCGAGCTGTCCAAGCACTGCGGGCTGTCTTTCCAGGGCGTGTTGACGTTGCCGTGGTGTTGGGTTCCGGGCTCGCTGCAGTAACCGACATGGTCCAGGACTCGGTCGCGCTGCCTTACGAACGGGTCGCCGGCATGCCGGCGACAGGGGTCTCTGGCCACCGCGGGTGTTTTGTGTTTGGGTACTGTGGCCCCTACGGCGTTGTGTTCATGCAGGGTCGCACGCACCTGTACGAGGGTCGGAGCCCCGACGAAGTCGTGTACGGCGTGCGGCTCATGCTCGAGCTTGGCGCGCGCGTGCTCGTGGTAACCAACGCGGCCGGGGGGATTCGGCGTGATCTGGATAGCGGCGAGCTCATGCTGATCGAAGATCACCTGAATCTCACGGGGTGCAGTTGCCTGGTAACCGCATGCTTGGCAACCGTCAAAAGCGAAGCGACGGCAAGCGGAGCACAGAACCTTGGCGGGCCGAACGAACGCTTCGTAGACATGATCGACGCCTACGATGTCCGGCTACGCGAAAAGATGCGGCTTTGTGCCAGCGCGCTTGGAATCGAGCTCAAGCAGGGCGTGTACGCCGGCGTACTCGGTCCGAGCTACGAGACGCCGGCCGAGGTCCGCATGCTACGAACACTGGGTGCCGATGCCGTTGGCATGAGCACGGTGCAAGAGGTCATTGCGGCGCGCCAGTGCGGCGCCTGCTGCGTGGGGCTATCGGTGATCAGCAACCCGGCGTCCGATCGTGCGAGCGCGCCGCTCAAGCACGAGGACGTTCAGTCAAGCGCCGGCCTTGCGGTGCAGCGCCTGCGCTCGCTGCTGGCGCATTGGCTGCACAGTGGGTTGTAG